CGATCAAGAACGAGGCCGGCAACGGCCTGAAGAACAAGACCGGCACCATCGCCATGGCCCGCACCCAGGAGGTCGACAGCGCCACCGCCCAGTTCTTCATCAACACCGCCGACAACAAGTTCCTCGACCATGGCGGCAGCAACCCCTCCGTCTTCGGCTACGCCGTCTTCGGCAAGGTCATCGACGGCATGGACGCGGTCTGGGCCATCGAACAGGTCGCCACCGGCAGCGCCGGCATGCACCAGGACGTGCCGAAAGAGGCGGTGACCATCAACAAGGTGACGGTTATTGAATAAAGGCAGGCACGAGGCCCTGGGCCCGAGGTCCTGAGTCGAGAGTCCGAAAGCGAAGGTCCAGGGGCATGGTCGGCACTCGACCCTGTTCCTGGACCTTCAACCTTTCACCTTTTACCTTGGGCCTCGGGCCTCGAACCTCGAACCTTCATGGTGAATCATGGCAGCAGACCGGTCATCCTTCATCCATCGCCTGTTCCGGGTCTACTACTATTTCAAGTTCTACCCCTTCCGCAAGGAGCGCCTGGAGCGGCGCGCCGCCGGAGCCGGGCGCGGCTTCGTCGGCATCCAGCTCGACGGCCTCTCGGCGCCGCACCTGCGGCAGGCGCTGGCGGCCGGCTACCTGCCCAACGTCGCCCGGCATCTGAAACGGGGGTACGTCCTGCGCGAATACCGCTCCGGGCTGCCGAGCACCACGCCAGCGGCGCAGGGGGCGATTTTCTGGGGTGACGGCCGGGGGATTCCCGCCTTCCGCTGGTTCGAAAAGAGCACCGGCCGGCTCATCAGCTGCAACGACCCCGACCACGTCCAGCACTTCCGCGAGCGGCTTTTCGCCGACCGGGAGGGGCTGCTGGCCGGCGGCTCTTCCTACGCCAACATGCTCGACGGCGGCGCCGCACGCAGCGTCTTCACCGTCTCCTCGCCCCACCCCCAGACCCTCTTCGGCCGCTTCGGCGGCGGCCGCGTCCTGCTGCTCATCCTGCTGCACCCCCTGCGGGTCTGCCGCGTGCTCGGCGCCAGCATCGCGGAATACTTCACCGACCGTTACGACCGCCGCCAGGCCCGCAAGACCCGCCCCTGGCAGGTCAGCGAAGGGCTTTTTCCCTTCATCCGCATCTTCTGCAACGTTATCCTTCGCGAGTTGCAGACCTTCGGCGTCATCGCCGATATTTATTCCGGCGTGCCCGCCATCTATACCACCTACAGCGGCTATGACGAACTCGCCCACCACTTCGGCCCCGGCTCACGACCGGCGCTGAAGAATCTCAAGTACACCGACAAGCGGGTCGGCGAGATCATGCGCATGCTGCGCCATGCCCCCGGCGCCGACTACGAGCTGATCATTCTCTCCGATCACGGCCAGACTCCCGGCTATCCCTTTCACAGCCGCTTCGGCGCCACCCTGGGGGAAGCCGTCAGCGCTTTCCTGAAAGAGAACCAGCAGGCGACGGTTTCGTCAGGTGGTCTCGATATGAAACGGGCGCAGTTCGGCTATCTCGAGCAGGAACTCGACGCCCGGCCGCGCAGGTGGCGTCACAATCTTTACCGCG
This genomic stretch from Desulfuromonadales bacterium harbors:
- a CDS encoding peptidylprolyl isomerase: IKNEAGNGLKNKTGTIAMARTQEVDSATAQFFINTADNKFLDHGGSNPSVFGYAVFGKVIDGMDAVWAIEQVATGSAGMHQDVPKEAVTINKVTVIE
- a CDS encoding alkaline phosphatase family protein, which codes for MAADRSSFIHRLFRVYYYFKFYPFRKERLERRAAGAGRGFVGIQLDGLSAPHLRQALAAGYLPNVARHLKRGYVLREYRSGLPSTTPAAQGAIFWGDGRGIPAFRWFEKSTGRLISCNDPDHVQHFRERLFADREGLLAGGSSYANMLDGGAARSVFTVSSPHPQTLFGRFGGGRVLLLILLHPLRVCRVLGASIAEYFTDRYDRRQARKTRPWQVSEGLFPFIRIFCNVILRELQTFGVIADIYSGVPAIYTTYSGYDELAHHFGPGSRPALKNLKYTDKRVGEIMRMLRHAPGADYELIILSDHGQTPGYPFHSRFGATLGEAVSAFLKENQQATVSSGGLDMKRAQFGYLEQELDARPRRWRHNLYRATKNTLQRRIRELVPETLKVDPEGGVVITYSSSLAHLYITGEPHRLNWQEVERAQPLLLQFLSRHKGIGFVVARSEGQGICVFHAGGRLCFDEQTLPRAEELEFLRPYGEPVELLPELRRFARDEACGDLILFGAYDGERIACFDDQVGGHGSVGGEQSRPFLILPEGHPLLRREGLAGHAFLYREVFLPLRRK